A genomic segment from Ramlibacter agri encodes:
- a CDS encoding LysR family transcriptional regulator — MNLLASMRYLVALSEHRHFGRAAEACHITQPALSNAMRTLEDEFKVVIVKRGRNYAGLTPEGERVLATAQRMLHEHNLLQQELESEAHRPRGGLRMGAVPTAIPVLARFAAILQAKHPGIVPRVLSLSSQELETGLETLSLDLALGYTERMSLRGTKLDAYAQYTEHYFLLRRADKPHGDSLQIGSPIRWADAARQPMALLTPEMHNRTIIDSAFVTAGAPIHPAFETNSIITLALSVVAGSVCSVMPGALVGTVRGYRELEALPLVEPDIRTPIGFMAQAGVRPSRAMEAALVLAQDGGWLRHAAAHSGLLMA; from the coding sequence ATGAACCTGCTCGCTTCCATGCGCTACCTGGTGGCCTTGAGCGAGCACCGCCACTTCGGCCGCGCCGCCGAGGCCTGCCACATCACGCAGCCGGCGCTGTCCAACGCCATGCGGACGCTGGAAGACGAGTTCAAGGTGGTGATCGTCAAGCGCGGGCGCAACTACGCCGGCCTGACGCCCGAAGGCGAGCGGGTGCTGGCCACCGCGCAGCGCATGCTGCACGAGCACAACCTGCTGCAGCAGGAGCTGGAAAGCGAGGCGCACCGGCCGCGCGGCGGCCTGCGCATGGGCGCGGTGCCCACCGCCATCCCGGTGCTGGCGCGCTTCGCCGCCATCCTGCAGGCCAAGCATCCGGGCATCGTGCCGCGCGTGCTGTCGCTCAGTTCGCAGGAGCTGGAGACCGGGCTGGAGACGCTGTCGCTGGACCTGGCGCTGGGCTACACCGAGCGCATGTCGCTGCGCGGGACCAAGCTGGATGCTTACGCGCAGTACACCGAACACTACTTCCTGTTGCGCCGCGCCGACAAGCCGCACGGGGACAGCCTGCAGATCGGCAGCCCCATCCGCTGGGCCGACGCCGCGCGCCAGCCGATGGCGCTGCTGACGCCGGAAATGCACAACCGCACCATCATCGACAGCGCCTTCGTCACCGCAGGCGCGCCGATCCATCCGGCCTTCGAGACCAACTCCATCATCACGCTGGCGCTCAGCGTGGTGGCCGGCAGCGTGTGCAGCGTGATGCCTGGCGCCCTCGTGGGCACGGTGCGCGGTTACCGCGAACTGGAAGCCCTGCCGCTGGTCGAGCCCGACATCCGCACGCCGATCGGCTTCATGGCCCAGGCGGGCGTGCGACCTTCGCGCGCAATGGAAGCCGCGCTGGTGCTGGCCCAGGACGGCGGCTGGTTGCGCCACGCCGCGGCCCACTCGGGCCTGTTGATGGCCTGA
- a CDS encoding OFA family MFS transporter, with the protein MSSVLPLPAGAAAPGILDKERIVAGPGFNRWLVPPAALAIHLCIGMAYGFSVFWLPLSKTLATAGTGAQSCKDMGFFAQMFATNCDWTVATLGWMYTLFFVFLGCAAALWGGWLERAGPRKAGIVSAVCWCGGMLISALGIQMHQFWLMILGSGVIGGIGLGLGYISPVSTLIKWFPDRRGMATGMAIMGFGGGAMIGSPLAVDLMKHFATPTSNGVLQTFVVMALVYFVFMVGGAFGYRVPPTGWKPEGWTPPVAKANNAMITQRHVHVKKVWGIPQFWLIWMALTMNVSAGIGVIGMASPMLQEVFGGSLIDVGKKFGELDKTQLAAIAAVAGGFAALLSLFNIAGRFFWASMSDLFGRKMTYTIFFVLGGVLYASLPGSAAAGSKLAFVGAACIIVSMYGGGFATVPAYLADIFGTQFVGAIHGRLLTAWSTAGIIGPVVVNYMREYQLGLGIPREQVYNQTMYILVGLLVIGLICNLLVKPLPDKWFMTDAELAEEKRLAHEKAVMAETGQAGAMRDERTPVVKVWLAWLVVGIPLAWGVYRTLQAAAKFFH; encoded by the coding sequence ATGTCCAGCGTCCTTCCCCTGCCCGCAGGCGCCGCCGCGCCAGGCATTCTCGACAAGGAGCGGATCGTTGCCGGCCCCGGCTTCAACCGCTGGCTGGTGCCGCCCGCGGCCCTGGCGATCCACCTGTGCATCGGCATGGCCTACGGCTTCTCGGTGTTCTGGCTGCCGCTGTCCAAGACCTTGGCCACGGCCGGCACGGGTGCGCAGTCCTGCAAGGACATGGGCTTCTTCGCCCAGATGTTCGCGACCAATTGCGACTGGACGGTCGCCACCCTCGGGTGGATGTACACGCTGTTCTTCGTGTTCCTGGGCTGCGCCGCGGCCCTGTGGGGCGGCTGGCTGGAACGCGCCGGCCCGCGCAAGGCCGGCATCGTGTCGGCCGTGTGCTGGTGCGGCGGCATGCTGATCTCGGCCCTGGGCATCCAGATGCACCAGTTCTGGCTGATGATCCTCGGCTCCGGCGTCATCGGAGGCATCGGCCTGGGCCTCGGCTACATCTCGCCGGTGTCGACCTTGATCAAGTGGTTCCCGGACCGCCGCGGCATGGCGACCGGCATGGCCATCATGGGCTTCGGTGGCGGCGCGATGATCGGTTCGCCGCTCGCCGTGGACCTGATGAAGCACTTCGCCACGCCCACCAGCAACGGCGTGCTCCAGACCTTCGTCGTGATGGCGCTCGTCTACTTCGTGTTCATGGTCGGCGGCGCCTTCGGCTACCGCGTGCCGCCCACCGGCTGGAAGCCGGAAGGCTGGACGCCGCCCGTGGCCAAGGCCAACAACGCCATGATCACGCAGCGCCACGTGCACGTGAAGAAGGTGTGGGGCATCCCGCAGTTCTGGCTGATCTGGATGGCGCTCACCATGAACGTCAGCGCCGGCATCGGCGTGATCGGCATGGCCTCGCCGATGCTGCAGGAAGTGTTCGGCGGCAGCCTCATCGACGTCGGCAAGAAGTTCGGCGAACTGGACAAGACCCAGCTGGCCGCCATCGCCGCGGTCGCCGGCGGCTTCGCGGCATTGCTCTCGCTGTTCAACATCGCCGGCCGCTTCTTCTGGGCCAGCATGTCCGACCTGTTCGGCCGCAAGATGACCTACACCATCTTCTTCGTGCTGGGCGGCGTGCTCTACGCCAGCCTGCCCGGCTCGGCGGCGGCGGGCAGCAAGCTGGCCTTCGTGGGCGCGGCCTGCATCATCGTGTCGATGTACGGCGGCGGCTTCGCCACCGTGCCGGCCTACCTGGCCGACATCTTCGGCACGCAGTTCGTCGGCGCCATCCACGGCCGCCTGCTGACCGCCTGGTCCACCGCCGGCATCATCGGCCCCGTGGTCGTGAACTACATGCGGGAATACCAGCTCGGACTGGGCATTCCGCGCGAACAGGTTTACAACCAGACCATGTACATCCTGGTCGGCCTGCTGGTCATCGGCCTCATCTGCAACCTGCTCGTCAAGCCGCTGCCTGACAAGTGGTTCATGACGGACGCCGAGCTGGCCGAAGAGAAACGCCTCGCCCACGAAAAGGCAGTGATGGCCGAGACGGGCCAGGCCGGCGCCATGCGCGACGAGCGCACGCCGGTCGTCAAGGTGTGGCTGGCCTGGCTGGTGGTGGGCATCCCGCTGGCCTGGGGCGTATATCGCACGCTGCAGGCCGCCGCCAAGTTCTTCCATTGA